A genomic window from Montipora capricornis isolate CH-2021 chromosome 8, ASM3666992v2, whole genome shotgun sequence includes:
- the LOC138059923 gene encoding uncharacterized protein: MTVAADKVALNIRYEGLLLMVLMIMMKKVASSKKLTQVLKVSPKPEKKPVDHINDCQEFVEENSKYDWENEKQPSYHNCPQQLFSAKHILSEVPQHLKSKAANVDAVSRAARILAITMFTVFERSVCTISGTTAKNRSPPQPGKEPKQKFDEHRLTLIQDFLRRIYPRSYSASTVNRNIGQVAIETRGGRHRQNDEIVLSILTSADSGNI, from the exons ATGACCGTTGCAGCTGACAAAGTTGCTCTTAACATACGTTACGAAGGGcttttgttgatggtcttaatgataatgatgaaaaaAGTAGCTTCTTCCAAGAAACTTACCCAG GTATTGAAAGTCTCtccaaagcctgaaaaaaagCCTGTGGATCACATTAATGATTGCCAAGAATTTGTGGAGGAAAACAGCAAATATGATTGGGAAAACGAAAAGCAGCCAAGTTATCACAACTGCCCTCAGCAGCTGTTCAGTGCAAAGCACATTTTGAGTGAAGTTCCTCAACATCTCAAATCCAAGGCAGCCAATGTTGATGCAGTGTCTAGGGCTGCTAGGATACTAGCCATCACTATGTTCACAGTGTTTGAAAGATCTGTCTGTACAATTTCTGGTACAACAGCCAAGAACAGATCTCCGCCACAACCTGGAAAGGAGCCTAAGCAGAAGTTTGATGAACACAGGCTGACTCTAATTCAAG ATTTTCTCCGACGAATTTACCCCAGATCATACAGTGCAAGTACCGTGAACCGGAACATTGGCCAGGTGGCGATTGAAACAAGAGGCGGTCGGCACAGGCAAAATGATGAGATTGTTTTGTCGATTTTGACATCTGCTGATAGTGGCAACATTTAA
- the LOC138060297 gene encoding large ribosomal subunit protein bL12m-like yields the protein MMLFKVFNMAAKAGFQSVRLLTSSKAQSYCCLRYTWCAFLQRWKLDAGSVRYDSTLAAPLPDNAAKEYPKKIRGIVEEISKLTLLEVSDLNELLKSTLKIEATPMMPMIGAMPMAAAPSQEAEAEPEKNEPTEFTIKLTQFDAANKVKLIKEIKNLMPGLNLVQAKKFVEELPQNVKEKASKEEVEEIKKVLEAVGGTVEIEV from the exons ATGATGCTTTTCAAggtattcaatatggcggccaaaGCAGGTTTCCAATCCGTGAGGCTTTTAACATCTTCTAAAGCCCAATCGTACTGTTGTTTAAG ATACACCTGGTGTGCTTTCCTTCAGAGATGGAAGCTGGATGCAGGCAGTGTTCGATACGATTCAACACTTGCGGCTCCGTTGCCAGACAATGCTGCGAAGGAATATCCTAAAAAAATAAGAGGAATTGTTGAAGAAATATCTAAACTTACTCTTTTAGAAGTTTCTGACTTAAATGAATTGCTTAAg TCAACGTTGAAAATCGAAGCTACTCCAATGATGCCAATGATAGGTGCAATGCCAATGGCTGCTGCACCATCTCAG GAGGCAGAAGCTGAACCAGAGAAAAATGAACCAACAGAGTTCACCATTAAATTAACCCAGTTTGATGCAGCCAACAAAGTCAAGCTTATAAAGGAGATCAAGAATCTTATGCCTGGACTCAACTTGGTCCAG GCGAAAAAGTTTGTTGAAGAGCTACCACAAAATGTCAAAGAGAAAGCAAGCAAAGAAGAAGTTGAGGAAATAAAAAAGGTTTTGGAGGCAGTTGGAGGAACTGTAGAAATTGAAGTCTAA